One window of Enterobacter sp. RHBSTW-00175 genomic DNA carries:
- the phoQ gene encoding two-component system sensor histidine kinase PhoQ yields MKRILRHILPLSLRVRFLLATAAVVLVLSLSYGMVALVGYSVSFDKTTFRLLRGESNLFYTLAKWEDDHISVDMPENLNQQSPTMALIYNEKGKLLWAQRDVPWLVQRIRPEWLKTNGFHEIEADLNASSTLIRNDLSLQQRLDEIRADDNETEMTHSVAINLYPATTHMPQLTIVVIDTIPVELKRSYKVWSWFIYVLAANLLLVIPLLWLAAWWSLRPIESLAKEVRELEEHHREKLNPDTTRELTSLVRNLNRLLKSERERYDKYRTTLTDLTHSLKTPLAVMQSTLRSMRSAKLSVDDAEPVMLEQISRISQQIGYYLHRASMRSGSALLSRELHPVAPLLDNLTSALNKVYQRKGVNISLDISPEISFVGEKNDFMEVMGNLLDNACKYCLEFVEVSARQTENELHIIVEDDGPGIPRNKRDVVFDRGQRADTLRPGQGVGLSVALEIVDQYDGKIETGESLLGGARMEAIFGRQQPTSNDS; encoded by the coding sequence ATGAAAAGGATACTCCGCCATATTTTACCTCTCTCGCTGCGGGTTCGTTTTCTGCTGGCGACCGCAGCCGTTGTGCTGGTGCTCTCCTTGTCTTATGGTATGGTCGCCCTGGTCGGGTATAGCGTTAGTTTTGATAAAACCACATTTCGCCTGCTGCGCGGTGAAAGTAACCTGTTTTACACCCTGGCAAAGTGGGAAGATGACCACATCAGCGTGGACATGCCGGAAAACCTGAATCAGCAAAGCCCTACCATGGCATTGATTTACAATGAAAAAGGGAAATTGCTGTGGGCGCAGCGTGATGTTCCATGGCTTGTCCAGCGCATCCGCCCGGAGTGGCTCAAAACTAACGGTTTTCATGAAATAGAAGCCGATCTTAACGCCTCCAGCACCTTGATCCGTAACGATCTCTCCCTCCAGCAGCGACTGGATGAGATCCGTGCAGATGATAACGAAACGGAGATGACGCACTCCGTCGCCATTAACCTTTATCCTGCGACAACGCACATGCCGCAGTTGACCATCGTGGTGATCGACACTATTCCGGTTGAACTAAAACGTTCCTATAAGGTGTGGAGCTGGTTCATTTACGTTCTGGCAGCCAACCTGTTGCTGGTCATCCCTCTGCTTTGGCTGGCCGCCTGGTGGAGCCTGCGCCCTATAGAGTCGCTGGCGAAAGAGGTGCGCGAACTGGAAGAGCATCACCGTGAGAAGCTCAACCCGGACACCACCCGCGAACTGACGAGCCTGGTACGTAACCTTAACCGCCTGCTCAAAAGCGAGCGCGAACGCTACGATAAATACCGCACCACCCTCACCGACCTGACACACAGCCTGAAAACACCGCTTGCGGTGATGCAAAGCACGTTACGCTCAATGCGCAGCGCGAAGCTCAGCGTCGATGATGCCGAGCCGGTGATGCTTGAGCAGATCAGTCGTATTTCGCAGCAAATAGGCTATTACCTGCATCGCGCCAGTATGCGTTCGGGTAGTGCATTGTTAAGCCGTGAATTGCATCCGGTTGCTCCTCTGCTGGATAACCTCACTTCCGCGCTGAATAAAGTTTATCAACGCAAAGGGGTAAATATCAGCCTCGATATCTCCCCGGAAATCAGCTTTGTGGGTGAGAAAAATGATTTTATGGAAGTGATGGGGAATCTGCTCGATAACGCGTGCAAATATTGCCTGGAGTTTGTGGAGGTGTCTGCCCGACAGACAGAAAACGAGCTGCATATTATTGTTGAGGATGACGGCCCGGGAATTCCGCGCAATAAACGCGATGTCGTTTTTGACCGCGGGCAACGAGCCGACACGCTGCGCCCGGGCCAGGGCGTTGGTTTATCTGTCGCGCTGGAGATTGTTGATCAATACGATGGCAAGATTGAAACTGGCGAAAGCTTGCTGGGTGGCGCACGAATGGAAGCTATTTTTGGTCGTCAACAACCCACATCGAACGATAGTTAA
- the potA gene encoding spermidine/putrescine ABC transporter ATP-binding protein PotA, whose translation MNTQPRSLSPLVQLERIRKSFDGKEVISDLNLTINDGEFLTLLGPSGCGKTTVLRLIAGLENVDNGHIHLENLNITQVPAEERHVNTVFQSYALFPHMTVFENVAFGLRMQKTPANEIPPRVTDALKMVQLEEFAQRKPHQLSGGQQQRVAIARAVVNKPRLLLLDESLSALDYKLRKQMQNELKALQRKLGITFVFVTHDQEEALTMSDRIVVMRDGKIEQDGTPREIYEEPKNLFVASFIGEINIFNAMVIERLDEQRVRANVEGRECNIYVNFDVQPGQKLNVLLRPEDLRVDEIHHQADAEGLIGYIRERNYKGMTLESVVELENGKMVMVSEFFNEDDPDFDHSLNQKMVINWVESWEVVLADEEHK comes from the coding sequence TTGAATACACAACCCCGTTCCCTTTCGCCGCTGGTGCAACTGGAACGAATTCGTAAAAGCTTTGATGGTAAAGAGGTGATTTCCGATCTCAATCTGACCATCAATGACGGTGAGTTTCTTACGCTGCTTGGCCCTTCAGGCTGCGGCAAAACAACCGTATTGCGCCTTATCGCCGGGCTGGAAAATGTCGATAACGGCCACATCCACCTTGAGAACCTCAATATAACCCAGGTTCCTGCCGAAGAACGTCACGTCAATACCGTCTTTCAGAGCTATGCCCTGTTCCCGCACATGACCGTATTTGAGAACGTGGCGTTTGGCCTGCGGATGCAAAAAACGCCGGCAAACGAGATCCCACCCCGCGTAACCGACGCGCTGAAAATGGTGCAGCTGGAAGAGTTTGCCCAGCGTAAACCGCATCAGCTTTCTGGTGGCCAACAGCAGCGTGTCGCCATTGCACGCGCCGTGGTCAACAAGCCGCGCCTGCTGCTGCTGGATGAATCCCTCTCGGCGCTGGATTATAAACTGCGCAAACAGATGCAAAATGAGCTGAAAGCACTGCAACGTAAGCTTGGCATTACGTTTGTCTTCGTGACCCACGATCAGGAAGAAGCGCTCACCATGTCAGACCGCATTGTGGTGATGCGTGACGGCAAAATTGAGCAAGACGGCACGCCCCGCGAAATCTACGAAGAACCCAAAAACCTGTTTGTGGCAAGCTTCATCGGCGAGATCAATATCTTCAACGCAATGGTGATTGAGCGCCTGGACGAACAGCGGGTGCGGGCAAATGTTGAAGGCCGCGAATGCAATATCTACGTGAACTTTGATGTTCAGCCGGGGCAAAAACTGAATGTGCTGCTGCGCCCGGAAGACTTGCGCGTCGATGAGATCCACCATCAGGCGGATGCCGAAGGGCTTATCGGCTATATCCGGGAACGGAACTACAAAGGGATGACCCTGGAGTCCGTGGTTGAGCTGGAAAATGGCAAAATGGTGATGGTCAGCGAATTCTTTAACGAGGACGACCCTGACTTTGACCACTCCCTCAATCAGAAAATGGTTATTAACTGGGTAGAAAGCTGGGAGGTTGTACTGGCTGATGAAGAACACAAGTAA
- the purB gene encoding adenylosuccinate lyase encodes MELSSLTAVSPVDGRYGDKVSALRGIFSEYGLLKFRVQVEVRWLQKLAAQAAIKEVPAFDAQANDYLDKIVADFSEEDAARIKTIERTTNHDVKAVEYFLKEKVAAVPALHAVSEFIHFACTSEDINNLSHALMLSTARKEVVLPYWRKIIDAVKALTVEYRDIPLLSRTHGQPATPSTMGKEMANVAYRMERQYRQLEQVEILGKINGAVGNYNAHIAAYPEVDWHQFSEEFVTSLGIQWNPYTTQIEPHDYIAELFDCIARFNTILIDFDRDVWGYIALNHFKQKTIAGEIGSSTMPHKVNPIDFENSEGNLGLANAVLQHMASKLPVSRWQRDLTDSTVLRNLGVGIGYALIAYLSTLKGVSKLEVNRDRLLDELDHNWEVLAEPIQTVMRRYGIEKPYEKLKELTRGKRVDAEGMKQFIDSLELPEEEKTRLKEMTPANYIGRAITMVDELK; translated from the coding sequence ATGGAATTATCCTCACTGACCGCCGTTTCCCCTGTCGACGGACGCTACGGCGATAAAGTCAGCGCGCTGCGCGGGATCTTCAGCGAATATGGCCTGCTGAAGTTCCGTGTACAGGTTGAAGTACGCTGGCTGCAAAAGCTGGCCGCCCAGGCAGCAATCAAGGAAGTTCCTGCTTTTGACGCCCAGGCAAACGATTACCTTGATAAAATCGTTGCTGACTTCAGCGAAGAAGATGCTGCGCGCATTAAAACCATCGAGCGCACCACCAACCATGACGTGAAAGCGGTCGAGTATTTCCTGAAAGAGAAAGTGGCCGCTGTGCCTGCTCTGCACGCGGTGTCTGAATTCATTCACTTCGCCTGCACATCAGAAGATATCAACAACCTGTCTCACGCGCTGATGCTCTCTACCGCACGCAAAGAAGTGGTACTGCCTTACTGGCGTAAAATCATCGATGCGGTGAAAGCCCTGACCGTTGAATATCGTGATATTCCGCTGCTTTCCCGTACCCACGGCCAGCCAGCCACCCCGTCTACCATGGGTAAAGAGATGGCAAACGTGGCGTACCGTATGGAACGCCAGTACCGCCAGCTGGAGCAAGTTGAAATTCTGGGTAAAATCAACGGTGCGGTCGGTAACTACAACGCCCACATCGCCGCCTACCCTGAAGTTGACTGGCACCAGTTCAGCGAAGAGTTCGTGACGTCTCTTGGGATCCAGTGGAACCCGTACACTACCCAGATCGAGCCGCACGACTACATCGCCGAGCTGTTTGATTGTATCGCCCGTTTCAACACCATTCTGATCGACTTCGATCGTGACGTGTGGGGTTACATCGCGCTGAACCACTTCAAGCAGAAAACCATCGCGGGTGAAATCGGCTCTTCTACCATGCCGCATAAAGTAAACCCGATTGACTTCGAAAACTCCGAAGGCAACCTGGGCCTGGCAAACGCCGTACTGCAACATATGGCGAGCAAACTGCCGGTTTCTCGCTGGCAGCGTGACCTGACCGACTCCACCGTTCTGCGTAACCTGGGCGTGGGTATTGGCTATGCGCTGATCGCTTACCTGTCCACCCTGAAAGGCGTGAGCAAACTGGAAGTGAACCGCGATCGTCTGCTGGACGAACTGGATCACAACTGGGAAGTACTGGCAGAGCCAATCCAGACCGTAATGCGTCGTTACGGCATTGAGAAGCCATACGAAAAACTGAAAGAGCTGACCCGTGGTAAACGCGTTGATGCTGAAGGTATGAAACAGTTTATCGACAGCCTGGAACTGCCGGAAGAAGAGAAAACACGTCTGAAAGAAATGACTCCGGCGAATTACATCGGTCGCGCCATCACCATGGTTGATGAACTGAAGTAA
- the phoP gene encoding two-component system response regulator PhoP, which yields MRVLVVEDNALLRHHLKVQLQEMGHQVDDAEDAKEADYYLNEHLPDIAIVDLGLPDEDGLSLIRRWRSHDVSLPVLVLTAREGWQDKVEVLSAGADDYVTKPFHIEEVAARMQALLRRNSGLASQVISIPPFQVDLSRREFSIDDEVIKLTAFEYTIMETLIRNSGKVVSKDSLMLQLYPDAELRESHTIDVLMGRLRKKIQAQYPQDVITTVRGQGYLFELR from the coding sequence ATGCGCGTATTGGTTGTTGAAGATAATGCATTGCTACGCCATCACCTGAAAGTACAACTTCAGGAGATGGGACATCAGGTGGATGATGCCGAAGATGCAAAAGAAGCCGATTATTATCTCAATGAACACTTGCCTGATATTGCCATCGTCGATTTAGGATTGCCGGATGAAGACGGTCTGTCGCTGATTCGTCGCTGGCGCAGTCATGACGTTTCATTGCCGGTTCTGGTGCTGACCGCCCGCGAAGGCTGGCAGGATAAAGTCGAAGTGCTCAGTGCTGGCGCAGATGACTACGTGACCAAGCCGTTCCATATTGAAGAAGTGGCCGCGCGGATGCAGGCACTGTTGCGTCGTAACAGTGGGCTGGCATCGCAGGTTATCTCTATTCCTCCCTTCCAGGTTGATCTCTCCCGCCGTGAATTCTCCATTGACGACGAAGTCATCAAACTCACTGCATTCGAATACACCATCATGGAAACGCTTATCCGCAATAGCGGCAAAGTGGTGAGCAAAGATTCGCTGATGCTCCAGCTTTACCCAGATGCCGAACTGCGCGAGAGCCACACCATTGATGTGCTGATGGGACGTTTACGTAAAAAAATCCAGGCTCAGTATCCCCAGGATGTGATAACCACCGTTCGTGGCCAGGGTTATCTGTTCGAATTACGCTAA
- the mnmA gene encoding tRNA 2-thiouridine(34) synthase MnmA, protein MSDNSQKKVIVGMSGGVDSSVSAYLLQQQGYKVEGLFMKNWEEDDGEEYCTAAADLADAQAVCDKLGIELHTVNFAAEYWDNVFELFLEEYKAGRTPNPDILCNKEIKFKAFLEFAAEDLGADYIATGHYVRRADVNGKSQLLRGLDGNKDQSYFLYTLSHEQIAQSLFPVGELEKPEVRKIAEELDLITAKKKDSTGICFIGERKFREFLGRYLPAQPGKIVTVDGEEIGQHQGLMYHTLGQRKGLGIGGTKEGSEDPWYVIDKDVENNILIVAQGHDHPRLMSVGLIAQQLHWVDRESVTGTLRCTVKTRYRQTDIPCTVTALDDDRIEVRFDEPVAAVTPGQSAVFYSGEVCLGGGIIEQRLPLPAV, encoded by the coding sequence ATGTCAGATAACAGCCAGAAAAAAGTGATCGTCGGCATGTCCGGCGGTGTCGATTCCTCCGTTTCCGCCTACCTGTTGCAACAACAGGGCTATAAGGTGGAGGGCCTGTTCATGAAGAACTGGGAGGAAGACGATGGCGAGGAATACTGCACGGCCGCAGCGGATCTTGCCGATGCGCAGGCCGTGTGCGATAAGCTCGGCATCGAACTGCATACCGTTAACTTTGCCGCAGAATACTGGGACAACGTGTTCGAACTCTTCCTTGAAGAGTACAAAGCCGGTCGTACCCCAAACCCGGACATTCTGTGTAACAAAGAGATCAAATTTAAAGCCTTCCTGGAGTTCGCCGCAGAAGATCTGGGCGCAGATTACATTGCGACCGGGCACTACGTGCGTCGCGCAGATGTGAATGGCAAAAGCCAGCTGCTGCGTGGCCTGGATGGCAACAAAGATCAGAGCTACTTCCTTTATACACTTAGCCACGAGCAGATTGCCCAGAGCCTGTTCCCGGTCGGCGAGCTGGAAAAACCAGAAGTGCGTAAAATTGCCGAAGAGCTTGATCTCATCACCGCGAAGAAAAAAGATTCCACCGGCATCTGTTTTATCGGCGAGCGTAAATTCCGCGAGTTCCTCGGTCGTTATCTGCCTGCCCAGCCGGGTAAAATTGTCACCGTTGACGGTGAAGAGATTGGCCAGCATCAGGGCCTGATGTACCACACCCTCGGCCAGCGTAAAGGTCTGGGCATCGGCGGTACCAAAGAAGGTAGCGAAGATCCGTGGTACGTCATCGACAAAGATGTTGAAAACAATATCCTGATCGTGGCTCAGGGTCATGATCACCCGCGTCTGATGTCTGTTGGTCTTATCGCCCAGCAGTTGCATTGGGTGGATCGTGAGTCGGTAACAGGCACGCTGCGTTGCACTGTAAAAACACGCTACCGTCAGACCGATATTCCTTGCACTGTTACCGCACTGGATGACGATCGCATCGAAGTGCGTTTCGACGAACCTGTTGCTGCCGTCACCCCGGGTCAGTCTGCCGTTTTCTATAGCGGTGAAGTTTGCCTGGGTGGTGGGATCATCGAACAGCGCCTGCCGCTGCCCGCTGTTTAA
- the hflD gene encoding high frequency lysogenization protein HflD — translation MAKNYYDITLALAGICQSARLVQQLAHQGHCDADALHVSLNSVIDLNPGSTLGVFGGSETNLRLGLETLLGVLNASNRQGLNAELTRYTLSLMVLERKLNAAKGALDTLGDRIGGLQRQLDHFDLQSETLLSAMAGIYVDVVSPLGPRIQVTGSPAVLQSPQVQAKVRASLLAGIRAAVLWHQVGGGRLQLMFSRNRLTTQAKQILAHC, via the coding sequence GTGGCGAAGAATTATTACGACATCACCCTGGCACTGGCGGGAATTTGCCAGTCAGCCCGTCTGGTGCAACAGCTTGCGCATCAGGGTCATTGCGACGCTGACGCCCTGCACGTTTCACTGAACAGCGTTATTGACCTTAACCCTGGCTCTACACTGGGTGTTTTCGGTGGCAGTGAAACCAATCTTCGCCTCGGTCTTGAAACGCTGCTCGGCGTACTCAACGCCAGCAACCGTCAGGGTTTAAACGCGGAACTGACCCGTTACACGTTAAGCCTGATGGTCCTGGAAAGAAAATTAAATGCCGCCAAAGGGGCTCTGGATACCCTCGGCGACCGCATTGGCGGGTTACAGCGTCAGCTCGATCACTTCGATCTGCAATCTGAAACCCTCCTGAGCGCCATGGCAGGCATCTATGTTGATGTGGTAAGCCCACTAGGGCCGCGCATTCAGGTAACCGGCTCCCCTGCCGTGCTGCAAAGTCCACAAGTACAGGCGAAGGTTCGTGCCTCGCTGCTGGCAGGCATTCGTGCTGCCGTTCTGTGGCATCAGGTCGGTGGTGGCCGCCTGCAATTAATGTTTTCACGTAATCGCCTGACAACTCAGGCAAAACAAATTCTTGCTCATTGTTAA
- a CDS encoding cupin domain-containing protein: MEYHLTLNWPEFIERYWQKRPVVLKRGFSNFVDPISPDELAGLAMENEVDSRLVSHQDGKWQVSHGPFESYDHLGENNWSLLVQAVNNWHEPTAALMRPFRALPDWRMDDLMISFSVPGGGVGPHLDQYDVFIIQGTGRRRWRVGEKVPMKQHCPHPDLLQVDPFEGIIDEELEPGDILYIPPGFPHEGYSLENSLNYSVGFRAPSGREMISGFADYVLQRELGSYRYSDPDVPAREHPADILPQELDKLRGMMLDLINEPEHFRQWFGEFVSQSRHELDVAPPEPPYQADEIYDALQQGDKLVRLGGLRVLRIGEDVFVNGEKLDSPHRPALGSIANNMVLTADTFGDALEDPSFLAMLAALVNSGYWFFED, from the coding sequence ATGGAATATCACTTAACACTTAACTGGCCCGAATTTATTGAACGCTACTGGCAAAAACGCCCGGTCGTTCTGAAGCGCGGGTTCAGCAATTTCGTCGACCCCATCTCGCCTGATGAGCTGGCCGGTCTGGCAATGGAAAACGAAGTGGACAGCCGCCTGGTAAGCCACCAGGACGGGAAATGGCAAGTCAGCCACGGTCCATTCGAAAGCTACGATCACCTGGGTGAAAACAACTGGTCTTTACTGGTTCAGGCGGTCAACAACTGGCATGAACCTACCGCAGCGTTAATGCGTCCGTTCCGCGCCCTGCCCGACTGGCGAATGGACGATCTGATGATCTCCTTCTCCGTGCCCGGCGGTGGCGTTGGCCCGCATCTGGATCAATACGACGTGTTTATCATTCAGGGTACTGGCCGCCGCCGCTGGCGCGTGGGTGAGAAAGTGCCAATGAAACAGCACTGCCCGCATCCTGACCTGCTCCAGGTGGACCCGTTTGAAGGGATTATCGACGAGGAGCTGGAGCCTGGCGACATTCTCTATATTCCACCTGGATTCCCGCATGAAGGCTACTCGCTGGAAAACTCCCTGAACTACTCCGTTGGTTTCCGCGCGCCAAGCGGCCGGGAAATGATCAGCGGTTTTGCCGACTACGTGTTGCAGCGTGAGCTGGGCAGCTATCGTTACAGCGACCCGGATGTACCGGCACGTGAGCATCCGGCCGATATCCTGCCGCAGGAGCTGGATAAGTTGCGCGGGATGATGCTGGATTTGATTAACGAACCTGAACATTTCAGACAGTGGTTTGGTGAGTTTGTCAGCCAGTCCCGTCACGAGCTGGACGTTGCGCCGCCGGAGCCGCCATACCAGGCCGACGAAATTTATGATGCGCTGCAACAGGGCGATAAGCTGGTTCGTCTGGGTGGATTACGCGTGCTGCGCATTGGCGAAGATGTTTTCGTTAACGGCGAGAAGCTGGATTCTCCGCACCGCCCGGCGCTGGGATCCATCGCCAACAATATGGTGCTGACTGCCGATACCTTTGGTGATGCGCTGGAAGACCCGTCATTTCTCGCGATGCTGGCCGCGCTGGTGAACAGCGGGTATTGGTTCTTTGAGGACTGA
- the potB gene encoding spermidine/putrescine ABC transporter permease PotB produces MKNTSKFQNVVIATIVGWLVLFVFLPNLMIIATSFLTRDDANFVTLVFTLDNYSRLLDPLYFEVLLHSLNMALIATVACLVLGYPFAWFLARLPQKVRPLLLFLLIVPFWTNSLIRIYGLKLFLSTKGYMNEFLLWLGVIDTPVRIMFTPGAVIIGLVYILLPFMVMPLYSSIEKLDKPLLEAAKDLGANRLQTFIRIILPLTMPGIIAGCLLVMLPAMGLFYVSDLMGGAKNLLIGNVIKSQFLNIRDWPFGSATSITLTLVMGLMLLVYWRAARLLNKKVSEIND; encoded by the coding sequence ATGAAGAACACAAGTAAATTCCAGAATGTGGTGATTGCCACTATCGTCGGTTGGCTTGTGTTGTTTGTCTTTTTACCCAACCTGATGATCATTGCGACCAGCTTCTTAACCCGTGATGATGCCAATTTCGTTACGCTGGTCTTTACGCTGGACAACTACTCACGCCTGCTCGACCCGCTCTATTTTGAGGTGCTGCTGCATTCGCTCAATATGGCGCTGATAGCGACTGTCGCCTGTCTGGTATTGGGCTATCCCTTTGCGTGGTTTCTGGCGCGACTGCCGCAGAAAGTGCGTCCCCTGTTGCTGTTTTTACTGATTGTTCCCTTCTGGACCAACTCATTAATCCGTATTTACGGGCTGAAGTTATTCCTCAGTACCAAAGGGTACATGAATGAATTTCTGCTCTGGCTTGGAGTGATCGATACGCCTGTGCGTATCATGTTTACGCCAGGGGCGGTGATCATTGGTCTGGTGTACATATTGCTGCCGTTTATGGTAATGCCGCTCTACTCCAGCATTGAAAAGCTCGACAAGCCGCTGCTGGAAGCCGCGAAGGATCTGGGGGCGAACAGGCTGCAAACCTTTATCCGCATCATTCTTCCACTGACCATGCCAGGGATTATTGCCGGATGTCTGCTGGTGATGCTACCTGCCATGGGGCTGTTCTACGTTTCCGACCTGATGGGCGGGGCGAAAAACCTGCTCATTGGTAACGTCATTAAGAGTCAGTTCCTTAACATCCGTGACTGGCCGTTCGGCTCTGCCACCAGCATTACCCTGACACTGGTAATGGGCCTGATGCTGCTGGTGTACTGGCGCGCCGCACGTTTACTGAACAAGAAGGTTAGTGAAATTAATGATTAA
- a CDS encoding recombinase family protein: MQIGYVRVSTNDQNTDLQRQALERAGCEQIFEEKMSGTVANRPALRKLLKALNEGDTLVVWKLDRLGRSMRNLVLLVDELRLRGIHFKSLTDSIDTSSPMGRFIFHIMSALAEMERELIVERTRAGLAVAREQGRIGGRRSKLSSEQWAQAGRLIANGVDRKRVAIIYDVAVCTLYKKFPAQKC; this comes from the coding sequence ATGCAAATAGGATATGTCAGGGTGTCAACAAATGACCAGAACACGGATCTTCAGCGACAGGCGCTTGAACGCGCAGGATGTGAACAGATTTTCGAAGAAAAAATGAGTGGAACAGTGGCGAACAGACCAGCACTGAGAAAGCTCCTCAAAGCTCTTAATGAGGGGGACACGCTGGTGGTCTGGAAACTCGACCGTCTCGGCCGCAGTATGCGCAATCTGGTATTGCTGGTGGATGAACTGCGCCTGCGTGGGATCCACTTCAAGAGCCTCACTGACAGCATTGATACTTCAAGCCCAATGGGGCGTTTCATATTTCACATCATGTCAGCCCTGGCGGAAATGGAAAGAGAACTGATCGTGGAGCGTACCCGTGCAGGTCTGGCAGTTGCGAGGGAGCAGGGAAGGATAGGGGGAAGGCGTTCTAAGCTATCATCGGAACAGTGGGCTCAGGCCGGGAGGCTCATCGCAAATGGAGTGGACAGGAAACGGGTGGCAATAATTTATGATGTGGCTGTGTGCACACTTTATAAAAAATTTCCCGCTCAAAAATGCTGA
- the pepT gene encoding peptidase T has product MDKLLERFLQYVSLDTQSKPGVRQVPSTEGQWKLLNLLKGQLEELGLVNVTLSDKGTVMGTLPANVDADIPAIGFISHVDTSPDFSGKHVNPQIVENYRGGDIALGIGDEVLSPVMFPVLHQLLGQTLITTDGKTLLGADDKAGVAEIMTALAVLKGKNIPHGDIRVAFTPDEEVGKGAKHFDVEAFNAQWAYTVDGGGVGELEYENFNAASVTIKIVGNNVHPGSAKGVMVNALSLAARIHAEVPAEESPELTEGYEGFYHLTNIKGTVDSAQMHYIVRDFDRKAFEARKRKMMEIAKKVGKGLHPDCYIELIIEDSYYNMREKVMEHPHILDIAQQAMRDCDIEPLLKPIRGGTDGSQLSFMGLPCPNLFTGGYNYHGKHEFVTLEGMEKAVKVIVRIAELTAKR; this is encoded by the coding sequence ATGGATAAATTACTTGAGCGTTTTTTACAGTACGTTTCGCTGGATACCCAATCTAAACCGGGTGTCCGACAGGTGCCGAGCACCGAAGGCCAGTGGAAGTTATTAAACCTGCTGAAAGGGCAACTCGAGGAGTTGGGGCTGGTCAACGTCACACTCAGCGATAAAGGCACTGTGATGGGGACGCTGCCTGCGAATGTCGACGCAGATATCCCGGCCATCGGCTTTATTTCCCATGTCGATACCTCACCGGATTTTAGCGGTAAGCATGTTAACCCGCAGATTGTCGAAAACTACCGCGGCGGTGATATTGCGCTGGGCATTGGTGACGAAGTGCTCTCTCCGGTGATGTTCCCGGTATTGCATCAGCTGCTGGGGCAAACGCTGATCACCACCGACGGTAAAACCCTGCTGGGTGCGGATGACAAAGCCGGTGTTGCCGAGATAATGACGGCGCTGGCGGTACTGAAAGGCAAAAATATCCCGCACGGCGATATCCGCGTGGCATTCACGCCAGATGAAGAGGTCGGTAAGGGCGCGAAGCATTTTGATGTTGAAGCCTTTAACGCGCAATGGGCCTATACCGTTGACGGCGGCGGCGTTGGCGAACTGGAGTATGAAAACTTCAATGCGGCGTCGGTCACCATTAAAATTGTGGGCAACAACGTACATCCAGGCTCGGCAAAAGGGGTGATGGTGAATGCGTTGTCGCTGGCGGCACGCATTCATGCAGAAGTCCCGGCAGAAGAGAGCCCGGAACTGACCGAAGGGTATGAGGGGTTCTACCACCTGACCAATATCAAAGGCACCGTGGACAGCGCGCAGATGCACTACATTGTCCGCGATTTCGACCGCAAAGCCTTTGAAGCCCGCAAGCGCAAGATGATGGAAATCGCCAAAAAGGTGGGCAAGGGGCTGCACCCTGATTGCTATATTGAGCTGATCATCGAAGACAGCTATTACAATATGCGCGAGAAGGTGATGGAACATCCGCATATCCTTGATATCGCCCAGCAGGCGATGCGGGACTGCGATATTGAACCCCTGTTGAAACCGATTCGCGGCGGCACCGACGGCTCGCAGCTTTCGTTCATGGGGCTGCCGTGCCCGAACCTGTTTACCGGCGGGTATAACTACCACGGCAAACACGAATTCGTGACGCTGGAAGGCATGGAGAAAGCGGTGAAAGTGATCGTGCGGATCGCGGAGTTAACGGCGAAACGGTAG
- a CDS encoding NUDIX hydrolase, whose amino-acid sequence MFKPHVTVACVVHAQGKFLVVEETINGKALWNQPAGHLEADETLVEAARRELWEETGIHADPQHFIRLHQWIAPDRTPFLRFLFAIELNETCATEPHDDDIDCCLWVTADEILNAPNLRSPLVAESIRCYQNGNRLPLEIVAEFNWPFTEGVNGGGA is encoded by the coding sequence ATGTTTAAACCTCATGTCACCGTTGCCTGTGTGGTGCACGCGCAGGGTAAATTCCTGGTCGTCGAAGAAACCATCAACGGAAAGGCGCTCTGGAACCAGCCTGCTGGCCATCTTGAAGCGGACGAAACGCTGGTTGAGGCTGCACGCCGCGAGCTGTGGGAAGAGACAGGCATTCATGCAGATCCGCAGCATTTCATTCGTCTGCATCAGTGGATTGCCCCCGACCGCACGCCGTTCCTGCGCTTCTTATTTGCCATTGAGCTTAACGAAACGTGCGCCACTGAACCGCATGATGACGATATCGATTGCTGCCTGTGGGTCACTGCCGACGAGATCCTGAACGCGCCAAACCTGCGTTCACCGCTGGTTGCTGAGAGCATTCGTTGTTATCAGAACGGAAACCGTCTACCGCTAGAGATCGTTGCAGAATTTAACTGGCCGTTTACAGAGGGTGTCAATGGTGGGGGCGCGTGA